GAATTTGTTGCACTCAGGCAGGACATATAACTATTATGAATATGATAATGAAACCGATAATTACAGTCAAAGCCACTATCAACTGCATGCAAATTATTTATTTAACAAATACTTGAAATTGTCTGTTAGCGGGTTCTACATTAGAGGGTTGGGGAATTTTGAACAGTCTATGCCTGCACAGCGATATGAAGATTATGGTATTGAACCTTTTGTACAAGGTGCTGATACACTTGCGACTACTGATTTGGTGCGAAAGCTATGGTTAGACAATCACTTCTTTGGCTCTGTTTATGGCTTGCATTATCAGAACAATAAGACTATTGTGCAGTTTGGTGGAGGGTTGAGTCGTTACTTAGGAGATCATTATGATGATGTGATTTGGGCTGTAATTGCAGGTAATATGCCCAAAGACTACCGTTTTGCTTCAAGTTATTCTGTAAAAAATGATGTAAACCATTTTGTAAAAGTTACCCGGAAAATCAATGATAGATTCAGTGTTTATGCTGATTTGCAATTTAGGTATGTAGCATATAAGGCGGATGGGTTGGATGATAACAGAGTACCTTTTGCATTTGACAAGCAGTTTGCGTTTTTCAACCCTAAAGGAGGTGTTAATTACGCGCTAAAGCACAATCAACGTCTGTATTTTTCAATAGCAAATACAAAACGCGAGCCGGTTCGAATGGACTTCATTGAGTCTGCACCGGATGTGCCCAAGCATGAGAGTCTGACTGATTATGAATTTGGTTATCAGAAACGAACAAAAAAATATCTGTTGGATGTGAATTTATATTACATGGACTATATCAATCAGTTGGTGTTGACAGGTGAAATGAATGCGGTTGGAGGTTTGATTAGAAAAAATGCAGGTAAGAGTTACAGAGCCGGATTTGAACTGCAAGGGAAATATATTATTAATGATTATCTGAATGTAGGAGGAAATGTAACATTAAGCCGAAACATTATTAAAGACTACAAGGAAGTGGTATTTGATTGGTATGGTGTAATTGAAGAACAGCATTTTGAATATAAAAATACTCCGATTTCTTTCTCACCTTCGGTAGTGTCTGCTGTCTTTGCAGAACTCAAGTTTAAATCGTTTACGGCAAATGTTACAGGAAAATACGTTGGGTTGCAATATCTTGATAATTCAGGAATGAAAGAGAGTGTCTTATCGCCCTATGCTACCGGAGATTTCCGACTTGCATATAAACTTCCCGGCAAAAAGACCGAATCTGAAATGGTGTTGATGGTGAATAATTTTACCAATCAATTATATGCAAGCAATGGCTACACCTATAAGTATTATTTGGGAAGTACGGATGCATTTTACAGTGATAAAATGGTGTATCCCCAAGCCGGCATTAATTTCTTATTGGGCTTAAACATTCGTTTCCAATGAATTGAGGTAAAGACGTGTCTTGAAAGTTGGGAAGCTCCTCAACTCGGGGCTTTAACCAATTGTGATTGATTTTGTATGCGTAAAAATAAACGCACTCAATTACTTTTATTTAGAATAATTCTTAGTAATTTCGTGCCCTTCAATCAAACACACAAATTCTGCCATGGATAGTTCAACCGAAAAAATTCTTATAGTTTCTGAAATAGAACCAAGATTTAAACATTCAACTGTTTTTCAATATTTTGATGATTTAATGGGAGGAGAGAGTTTTATACATCAAAACGATCACGATCCTAAGCCTCTTTATTACCAGTTAAAAGCAGATCATGGAGAGACATTTACATGGGAGTATTTAGCAGAAGGACCTGAGGTTTGGAAAATAAGAATAGGGAAACACAACACTAAGCCGGCAGCTACCTCAGACGAAATTGTGCTCAACGCAACCCTTATTGAACCGCAATATAAGCATGCCACTATTTTTGCGCAGTTTGATAACCTGAGAGAAGGTCAAAGTTTTATTTTGCAGAATGACCACGACCCGAAGCCTTTGCATTATCAGTTGCTACAAACACGTGGCAATGTGTTTAAATGGGAATACTTGGAGGAAGGTCCTCAATGGTGGCGCATTAGAATTACAAAACAAGCACCCAAGCAAGGGCATCCTGCATTGAGTAGAGCCGAAAATGGTGAGTACATTTTAAATGCTACCTTGATTGACCCACAATACAAGCATGCCAGCATTTTTGCTTTTTTTGATGACCATAAGGAAGGCGAGAGTTTTATATTGAAAAATGACCACGACCCCAAACCGCTTTATTATCAACTGCAACAAAACAGAGGAGATATTTTTACTTGGGATTATCTGCAAGAAGGTCCTGAGTGGTGGGTTATCAGAATAGCTAAAAAGAATTTTCAACACCAAGATTCAGCTCAACAACATGAAGAAGGGGATGTTTTAGATGCAACCCAGTTGCATCCTTCCGTTAAGCATAGTAAGATTTTTGAAAAGATTGACAGCTTGAAACCGGGAGAATCTTTTATTCTAAAAAATGACCATGACCCTGTTCCGCTTTATTATCAGTTAGAACAAACAAGAGGGAAAGAATTTTCATGGGAATATGT
The sequence above is drawn from the Bacteroidia bacterium genome and encodes:
- a CDS encoding TonB-dependent receptor, with product MKKLVLTIAVLIPLFAFAQTKDNYQISGKVLSPELKSMEGVSVLVTLPNGGSSGGITDQQGNFSVPISAEKQSKLFVRLSFVGFNSIYDTLNLANLANGKIYYMQPASKDLEAVNITSSIIADPNAPIANQTLNKAEIRKNNLGQDLPVLLNATPSLVFTTDAGAGVGYSALRIRGSDQTRINVTLNGIPLNDPETQGVFFVNMPDFASSAYRIDIQRGVGASTNGTGAFGANINLETFNRSMSPSFEINNSFGSFNTRKHTVAFNTGLINNHWKMSGRMSRIYSDGYIDRAFSDLKSYYIDASYRSTNQRFTLEAIHFAGSERTYQAWWGTPESRFTGDVNAMNDYADRNFLSPTQRQNLLHSGRTYNYYEYDNETDNYSQSHYQLHANYLFNKYLKLSVSGFYIRGLGNFEQSMPAQRYEDYGIEPFVQGADTLATTDLVRKLWLDNHFFGSVYGLHYQNNKTIVQFGGGLSRYLGDHYDDVIWAVIAGNMPKDYRFASSYSVKNDVNHFVKVTRKINDRFSVYADLQFRYVAYKADGLDDNRVPFAFDKQFAFFNPKGGVNYALKHNQRLYFSIANTKREPVRMDFIESAPDVPKHESLTDYEFGYQKRTKKYLLDVNLYYMDYINQLVLTGEMNAVGGLIRKNAGKSYRAGFELQGKYIINDYLNVGGNVTLSRNIIKDYKEVVFDWYGVIEEQHFEYKNTPISFSPSVVSAVFAELKFKSFTANVTGKYVGLQYLDNSGMKESVLSPYATGDFRLAYKLPGKKTESEMVLMVNNFTNQLYASNGYTYKYYLGSTDAFYSDKMVYPQAGINFLLGLNIRFQ